Part of the Brassica oleracea var. oleracea cultivar TO1000 chromosome C8, BOL, whole genome shotgun sequence genome is shown below.
ACCACTCAGGCACTTGTTTGTATCTTTGCATCAGTTTCCCATGTATGTCAAGCTTCACCGTCTTCACTGCAGACCAAGTCTGCCTCCATATGTCCCTGCACAAATAAAACACACCAAAAGTGGTTCACATCCTCTCTTTTTTTTTTTTTTCCACTGAAGAGACAACAAACTAACTAACTAACCTGCCGTTGAACAATGCTACATGAGTTAGCGTTGCAGTGAACCTCGCAAAACCAGACCCAATAGAGAGCGCGAAAAGAGGGCTGAGGTAAAGCTTCCCGTAGTTGTTATAAGCATTGATGTCAAGATCAAACCGAGGAGTCAAGATCTTGGTTGTGTCATACTTCTGGCCAGCGGAAGTGAAGAGCTGGTTGGAGAAAATGGGGAACTTTCTAGCGTCGAAAGTGTCGAACCTCCAGTAACAAACAGGAACTATGATGTAAATAAACATGATGAAACCAACACCAACGTTGAGGATAGAGGACCAAGGAGCCACCAAGGGACTGCCGTGGTAAGCAGAGATACCAGCCCAGTCAAGAGTGAAGGCTCCAACTCCAAGACCATGGTACCCTGACCCAACTTGCTGAGCCGTGATGCTATTAGGCCAAGCCCAACAAACCCATGAGAAGAAAGTCAAGATTGGGAATAGGTAGCCTGGAAGTGCATAGTAGAGGAAGCTAGCACCAAGCGCCACAAGAAAGAACTGCATCCTCGTCAAGCCTTTTGACTTGTGCTCCTTCTCGTGCAACGCCCTGAAACAAAAGCGTTCAGCTTCTTTTTTTTGCGTTTGTCAGTAAAAACAGCGTTTCAGTCTAGATTGGATTACAAACCTGAAAAGAGAGACTTGAGCAAGGTTGGATGGCCACCACATGTCAACAGGATCAACAAGATACCTCCTCAAGACTCCAGCCCATCCATAACCCAAAATCTACACACACCAATTCATCAATATCAATATTCAAAAAATCACTAGGCAGTGGTTAGGCCTCTTATAAAGAATTATAGTTTAGGAGGCAGACGTCTAGAGATTAATATTTTTTTAAAAATCGATTAATAAAAAAAAATTGTTTCGTGTTCATATCGGATTCACAGATTTTTAAAACGTTGATCAAAATCAACAATCTTTCCACAAATCTATGAATCTCAAGAGGGAGAGGGAGGTACCTGAGTGGTTAAGACAATGAAGAGACCACAGATGAAGCTAAGGCTCTGCTTATAGTAAGCCTTCATGACAGTGATGGCTCCAATGGAGTAAGCATCACCACCACCGTAAGCAACACCACAATTAGCAAAGATGGTGATAATAACATGCTCCTTGATGTTGAAAGGACCAGGGTTGAGGCTCCACTCACAACCCATAAGCCTGTGAGAAGTGGTGGGGAGAGTCCGAGCCATGAACTTGCCGATGGGCAAGACGGCGATTTGCATAAGAATCGCGGAGATGGTGAGCGGCTGCGTGCGGTAAGTGAAGAACGTGTTGAGGAAGATGAGGAGGACGCAAGAGGACAGACCCAAGAACCAAGCTCTGAATGTCATCACCGGTAGAGTTGGGTCGTCGGTCTCAGGGACCACGAGTGCCACTTCCTCCACCGGACAGCGCTCGTGCTCCACGTGGCCATTGTTATCGTTGCTAGCTTTTTCTGCGTCCATGTCTTTTACAGAGAGGTACCAGACAAAGTTGCGTCTGTGTTGTTTATATAACCAAAGGACAGAGACATGGAACGACTGGTAATAAGTGAGAAGTCGAAATTATGGTCTTGCCCCTTCTTTCTGTACGTTAGTTTATCCACGTGTACTCTTTAGGCTTCACGGATACCCTTGGTGAAATCTTTGTCAATCAATTTAACAATTAGAGTAATTACATTATTTTGTAATAATTGTTAGAGATTGTTTTGTTACAGATATTTTGTATTTATTTCCAAATTTTTGTATATTATATGAGTGAAAATAAATATTTGGATTTTAAGTTGATATTTTTGCTAAAATCTAAAAATAATTCTAGATATCTCTCTATCATAAAAAATTTGTTTCATTTTCTATAACTGGATAAATCTTTTACTAGTCTGTCAAATTCAAATATTAATTTGCTACCAAAAATAAATAATGGTGTTATGTTAAATTCAAATAATAATTTGCTACCAAAAAAACACACATTGGGAGGTTGTAAATGGCTGCTTACCATATTTTTCCACGCGTGTGGGTCGCGCGTGTTGTTAGGAGGGTCGACACACTCATTTCTCTGTCTAGTTATAAGCTTGTCTCGTGTGGGGCCCGTTTCGACACTCGACTGGGACCTTACGCTTCACGTACCCCAACGCCGTGAGAACTTACCGTCCAGAGATACGCAGGGAGAAGGTAACGGCCGTTAGTGCTCTGACGGACGTCGCGCCTCGTGAGTGTGTGAAGCTCGTGGTCTGCGCAGAACAAAACTGAATCCACGTGGCCACCATGCTTACGTAGTTTTGACAGAGTGGCAGTGACAGGTGGACAAGAGTGAATGGGCTGTGTTCCTTTGAATATGCTTTTGACCTTTTTTAAGCACTTTCTAATGAATGGTTCGTCCTTGAAGAATGAAGAGAGTCAATGTAACAGTGAAGAAGCTACGGCAAATAACATTATTGTATTCTAAGCTAAATAAAAGTGTTACATCTATTCTTAAAAAAGATGGTACAAAGATGAATAAAATATACAAATGTTAGTATAATATACTTTGTAACTTAATAATATAATATAATATTATTTTGATTCATTAATTCTTTAAACAATGATGCATTACGATGTAACTACTATTTTTTTTTTGAATTTAATATTCATTAAAAAAAAACTTGGATAAGAGCAATAAAAGTCTCTACGTCCGATTGTTTTAGTCAGTAAAGCGTCGTGAATTGTCAAAGAGAACATTTGGTTTGGTTGTCCACCATGATATTGTAAGAAAAGAACATAGGTAAGAAGTAGAGTGTTTGGAGCACGGCGTAAACATTTTGTCTTGGATTTGATTCTTGTTAGAAACTTTGCTACTGTTTGGCCAGATGAACATAACACCATGTCTTAGCCTTCGTTTAGCAATTTGGAACCGGTCTTAGACCTCATTTAGGCCGTACTATTCGTCGGTACTGGTCTTTTAGAAGATTAGTTACGTTTCCGTCCATGCACTTTTAGACTCGGAAAAAATAATTTAAAATTTCTCCAAAAAAAATAAAGAGAAGTTTAAATAATATATATTTCAAAGCTTGTACGAACATGAATAACACGCATGAATCCCTCTCAAGGATTAATAGGAGGAGTAAGATCTTTGTCAAAAATGTATGCTTTAACTGCTGGTGAGACTTGAGAATCTAGCGGATAACCAAACACATGTCAAGCTCTTTAATCGTGAAAGGCATATATGTTTGTAGAGAGTAGAGACCACCACACCAACTTGGTAAATAAGATTCTTGAGTAGTTTTGATCTTTGAAGCAATGAATTTAGATTTGAGAGAGTGACACATCACACAATCCCCACACTATATTCTTTTCTTTTTCATCCACATAAAACAGACACTTCCTTATTGTTAAATCGGGCAAATCTCCAAAATAGCACATTTATAAGTTTATGTCACAAAAATAGTCTTCGAAAACTAAAATGACAAAAATAGCATTTTATCTTTTGAAAAATTTAATTTTTTTTTTTATTTTTTAAAATTTGAAATCTTATCCCAAAACCCCACTCCCCAACTCTAAACCCTAAACTCTAAAACCTAAACCCTAAACCCTAAATAAACCCCATCCCTTGACGCTAAACCCCAAACTCTAAACCCTAAACCCTAAATTCTAAACTCCACCTCTTAACTCTAAACCCTAATGTCTAAATTAATTTACCATTGGAGTATAAATGTATATTTATCTCTTTTAATAAAACATTAAGTGCTATTTTGGTCATTTTTATTTTTAGATACTAAATTTGTGACAAAAACTTTTTAGTGCTATCCTAGTCATTTTTTCTTGTTAAATCTCCCATTATTCCATTTCCTTTAACCTAAAAAGCCCACTTCTTTTCCTTTACCTTATTATTACATAAAATTGATACTATATAATTATTGTATTTCATGCATGAGTGGTTTTAGACAGTCGAATGAAACCCTCAAATATTCAAGAGTAAGGGTGGGCATTAAACCAACCCAAATTACGGGTTGGTTTGGGTTTGGTTTGGTTTGGGTTATTTGGGTCTAAAAAAACTTGAACCTAAGTCAACCCAAATTAGTTTGATTTGGTTTGGTTTTCGTTCGGTTTGGTTTGTGTTCAGTTTAATTAGTTCGGTTTGGTTCGGTTTAATTTGGTTTTGTTTGTATTTTTCAGTTCAATCGAGTTGATCTTTTAGTTTTTTTCTAGTTCAATTACAAAAATATGATTAATAAAAACATAAACAAATCATTATTTGACACTAAATCATTATTTTCTTCGTATTTAAATGTAAAACCAAACATCACCAATAAATATATAGAAAATGTAATCCAATAATTTATATTATTATCTTCAAACCTAATATAAATATAATAAAATAACTTTCCGTTTTGATGTTAATGAATGAGATTAATATTCTTTTGTTTTATTTTTAGTTGTGTTTATTTTATTCATTTAAAAATAAAATGTATAAAATTATGTTTAGTTTTTTAGGCTAAATGGTTAAATGTATCGAATCTTAATATTATTAGTATATTTAATTAATATAATTAAAAAATACTTCGATTTTTCGGTTTTGTTCGGTTTAAAACCAAACCAAACCAAACTATTTGGGTTGATAAAATTTTGAACCGAATAGGTTTGACGTATACTTTGGTTTGGTTTGGATCGGTTGGGTTGGTTTGGTTTTTTTTTGCCCACCCCTATTAAAGAGCTATTATAAGGTTGTATTACTTCCACATTATCAAAAGAATTTGTTTTAGATAAAATTCAATTGTTTCCCTACTCTCGATGAATAAAAGTTTTGGAAAAGGAAAACTCTCTCTCTCCTCACGACTGTTCTCTCCCTTTCCCTACTCTCGAAAGTCACCGGAGCTCTTCCTCTCCGGCGGTCGTTTGCCGCGTTCTTAGCGCGACCGCCGGACCTCGTGTTCTCTCCTTTCTCTGTCGTCTCCCTCTGCGTTCTCCTCTCTGCAGCGGGAATAACTCGATCTTGGCTTAGATCCGGTTCAGATCTGGTGGCTCCGGAGCTTATCTAGTCAGACGGTAGGAGGTGGCGCCGCTTGAGGACGACGGCTGCTCCTTCCTGTGTCTGGCGAAGGTTAGCTCTAGGGTTTTTTGACCGGCGATTTTCTCTCGCTTTGGATCCGGTTTCTGTGCGAGCGATGGTGGGTGTTGCGTTGATGAGGCTTTCCTGGAGCTTTTGTTTTTCTTCCGGCGTGAAAGTGCGGTGGAGTTGCTCTCAGCTTCGGTATTTGGTTCAGATCCAAGATTTCGCGAGTCTAGAGTCTGTCTCTGTTTGCTCAACTGATGGTCTGTAGTGGAGGCGCGTGGGGTTCGTCGGAGGTCAGATCTATCTCGATCTACTGGTGTTCTCCAGTGGCAGCGCGCAGGTTTAGCGGCGGCGCGTGGTGGCGGCGCATGATGGACCGACAGTGGTGGCGCGTGCTGTCGGATAGTGCTTCATTTGCTCCGTTTGTAAGCGGTTTCCGGTGTATTCGGTGGTTTCCACACCTCTACCTTGGAGCTCTCGGCGGTGAGGCCATTCGTCTCGCTCGTTCTTCCCAAATAAGTGATTACATTGTCTTGTTTCCTTTGGTCGTTTTGGCTAGTACTAGTATATGTGCGGCAGTAGGGCACTCGGGTTTGTTGCTTTTCTTGTAGGTTCATTTCCGGAGGGTTGGCTTCTTCGCGGTCCGCTTTCTCTGTATGAGTTCTCGGTTCAAGGGGTGTATACGGTCACGGAAGGCCAGGTTTGGAGACGGCAATCTTCAGGTCTGCTTTTTGAACGACGGCATCGTCGCGTGGAGGTTCTCTCTCGTGCCGTTGGTGGTGCGTCTATCTGGTTTGGTAGTACGCTCGTGCTTTGATTCTCCAAGTCCGTTTGTGTTGGGATGGGTTGTTGGAATCTGTAGGAACCGTAGCTTCTAGGTTTGAGGGCGCCTATCTCCCGGTAGCTCGCGATAACCGACTACTTTATCTTCGGCCTTCCGACCTTGTTTGGTCTTAGCTTGTCTCGTTGTTTAGCTAATAAATAGGATGGCCGATCTTCTTTGGTTGCATCTCATTGTTTATCCGTTTGTTTAGTTTCGATTTTGCATTCTGCTATTAGTTTTTCTCTGTAATCGCTGTTCACAATTTAAAAATTGGTATAATATTTAACATTTTACCAAAAAAAAAAAAGAAAAAAAATTTGTTTTGTTAACATTAACCTGGAAACGTATATTGTCTTCTAAATCTTAGATCCGGCCTTGAGTTCACGAGCAGTAAATCACTGAGTAATAAATTAACCACCACAAATCTACAGCAATCATTTCATTTTGGACCTTTCATACATTTTTTCGTAAAGGCAAAAAGCGACCCAGGCATTACCATGCGGGCCTGGCTTGATTCTGCATCGACCAAAACGAACTCCTTCTATTCCATCCACATTTTCATTCTCTCAAGTGCTTGTCATTCTCAGACCAACTTCGCATATTTACTATACAGTTATAGATACTTAGATGATCTTTTGAGTTTTTAGATGCTATCCCCACGATTAAATGTTGTTGGATCTTATTGGTGACAAAACAACCGCTTAAACTTTTCTGTTGTTGTGAGAGATGGTGGTATATATTTAGATATATAGTAAGAAGTAAGGGAACGACAAATTGACAATAAAAACTTTTGTACAACCAGAACAGCATATACCCAGGCATCAACTTCGTACCGTCTGTCTTTACCATTATTTTCTTACTGCATCATCGAACAACTATCGTGATTTAACATTACGAATCAAATCCGTTACCTGTGAATGGATAGAAACAGGATACATGTACCAGAGCCACACAAAGTAGAATGATATATATCTTCACAATCACATCAAAATGGACAGAATCCTATCGAAGTCATCGTGACTTTTTGAGTTGCAATTTGGACCCACCAGCTTTCCAATCTAATTGTTAATTTTTCTCTTGGGGTTGAATTTTCAGCATAGAGACACCTTGCTTTGTATCTTTTTGTGTGTCTCTCTCAATATGTAAATATTCTTCTCGATCCATTTTACCTAAACGACACCTGACACATAACATTCTTTAGATCTATATTATATGAAATAATTGATATTATACAGGGCATTACAATTAGAAACGTATACTAACTAAACAGCTCAAAACGTCTAGTGATTAAACTAAAGAGTTCAAATATCAGCAGATTTGTAGATAGGCACACCGCCACAAATGAAGAAGCAGATATAGCAATTTGGAAATGAATGATATCCAAATATCTAAAATATAGTCTATATAGCAAAAAGAAATTTTATTCAATTCAATTTGAATATAACTTAATATACTAAAAATACCTTTTTATAAACTACATTTCACAAAAATGAATTATCCTAATAAATTTTATCCGAAATATTTAAAATTATCCGAATTATTTGATATTTTATTCAAACAACCCGAATTACTCAGTATTTAACCAAAACCCTCCCAATAATCCGATCTCATTTATCCAAGTTATCTAAAATTTTAAAACCGAAACGGAGCCAAAAAATTTGGATAAACTATGTTATCCGAACTGAACCAAACAAAATTAATAACTGAATCGAAACCAAAATAAATTTCATAAATATCCGAAGAGTTTTTAAATCTCTAAAACTGAAAATTGAAAACTAAAATACATGGATCAAAACCGAACCGAAAGCTGAATGTTCATGGCTAATATAGAGGCTGATCGTTATAAGTGAACCGAACTGAAACGGACCAACCTAAACTGAACCAGAGTCTATGTGCAAGCCGTTTGGTAAAGGTTTTCTTCAATCCGATTGGTTCGGTTTTAAGTCATTTTTTCGCTCATGTGGCGGCCACCCACCAGCCCGGCCCGGCGACTTGTTTAAGTCAACCAACAAAAAGTTAACAACACAGTTAGACATATGGCCAATGGAATATCACATTTTCTTCACTGTTTCTTTGTATATTTTATTATTCGCATTAAATTATTTTTCTTTAAGCGACTGGTTGAATTGAATCAACTGTTATTTGGCTATCAAGATTTGTAACTGAGGTTGAATTACTATTGTTTGTTAATGGGGAATTGGAGAATTACAAGTTTACAACGTATAATCCGTTTTCCCTAAGGATTTTAAATATGGTTTATATGTCAAGTCACGCAGAAAAACGAATGAATATAAATTAAATCAAGGAAAAGATTTCCTAAGGACAAATACTCTCAATCTCCAAACTTAAATATCAAAACCTTGTAGTACTATATGGAGCGGTCCCTGCAGACCCAAACGTATCGACCCATATTGGACCCTGTTTATTTCATAGATTATTAGATAGGGTCACATGTTTTACATAGTAGGTCCGTGAGCTTTAAAACCCTAAGAATATATCTACCCTCTAATTCCATTGCATGTGACAATGTGAACTCAATCATTTAGTCAGTTTTCTACTGGTTTAAAAATTAAAACACGTCACATTGGAGATTATATATCATCTAAGCTGACCATCTTACGTATACGGTTCTCCATTTTCGACGTTTCAGACTTGTATATACAGGTATACGATGTCGGAAGATATTCAAATATATATATATTTTTATATACACTATCGGCTGATCCGATCCGGTCGGCCCTGGGAAAACCGCCCTTAGTGATACAGAGTGGACTGGCTACCACACTACATAACCCGAATTTGGAATACCTAGAAGATGGACCGATCATCTATTACAATCCACTATGTTAACCACTTGGGGCGAAGCTCAAACCCAATCTAACCAAATAATAATAACTAGGTAATAACCCGCGCCTTGCGCGGAATGTGATTATATTAGTTACGTTATTTTTTAATAAGAAGACATTAATCCGTTTAATCTGGATATCGGTTCGGTTTTCGATTGTTTTTTGGTTTTTAATCTCCTAAAATATAAGTATCATTTTAAATTAATATTTATTTGATTTGTTTGATTAAAATGTTTATGTTTTTGTTTTTTTTTCTGTGATAATCAAAAATTACTATTATTTGTTTGTTTTCATGTTATGAATCTTAGATAGTCGTGATGTCGAACCAATGATTTCATATTATAGTTTCTAAATGGATAATGGTTAAAAAAAGAAAATAAAATGATTAAGACAATTATTTTTACTACAATTTGGTCGATAGTGAAAGAAACATTAAGAAAAAAGAATATTTTAACTTCCAAAAAAATTAGATATTTCAGTTTTGGTAAATACTTAGTTATAAGGTGCTCACGTCAATGTGCACATGTATGTGTATATAAAAGTATATAAAGAAGGTTGATAAATATATAAAGATATTGTTAATTAATATTAAATGACATTTTTTCAAAATAATACATGAAAAATAAAATTCTTAAAATGAAATTATTTAAAAATAAAAATATTATAAAATCTATATAATATATAACTTATATATATAATTCTTTAAATATATGTATATATATATATGCATATAACAGATCAAATTGGATATATGTTCCTATAAATATTGATATTTGTGATTTACTTTTATTACGGATAACAAATCGAATCAAAATTTATGAATAATTTGTCTAGTTCTATTCGTAAACAGTAAAAATAACGTAAATAAGAACCATGCATGTGAGTTTTATATTAAAAATACGTAAAATACATAGTGTGAACATATTTATGTAGAGTTTGACCGAGAAACTCTCTACATGTGACATGTGTTCATTTTAGTGTGAACTCATTTATTACAATGTTTTTATACGTGACATGTGTCCAGTTTAGTGTGAATGCATTTATTACAATGCTTCTCCTTTAATATATAAGGGATTTAATTTCGATGAATAATCGAACCCTGATGTAAGTACACATCATACTGTACTATCACCAGTTCGTGGTGTGAGCAATGAACCTTATCACCAGTTTTTCTTACATATACAATCAAATCACGTATTGATGCAAGTTGGACGTATTTCCAATCTTGAAGTTGGATTCTTTTTGAGATGGGTGAATAAAGAAAAAAATCTACAATGATATAACATGAAAGCTCATAAACATTGATTTGACATGATTGTAAGTTGAATTGTATTATAAGAAGTAGTCAGGTGGTGTGTGAATGCATTTATGGATTTAGAAATGAAGAAGAAAAAGATTGTTAGAAAGTGTATAGTCTTTTTCATGAAATTATACAGACTAATGACAATTCCCAGGATGTTGCTCCTGATAGAGAATTCTGATTCATAGTTGAAAGAGAAGCAAACTGAAAATAAGATGAGTTCACTTCTTAATATGGATAAGCTGTCTGCAAAAGAATGTGAAACGGCCCATTGGACTTTGCGATAAGAATATGTACAGAGTCCAGTAAGATTTTTAATATTGCCATTCCTACATCTATTTATTTTAATTCTTAGCGTCTTTTTCAGTTGAGCTTTAAAAAAACAAAAGGCCCATGTGACGAATCTTCCAGCTCTATTTTGTTGTTTTCTTTCTTTCTTTCCATCTTCTTCTTACGCATGAAGAATTCATGATGATGATTGCTCTATTTGTTTGTTTGTGATATACTATAAGCTAGACATATACAAAATTATGTCACTCGATCCTATTTATATAAGATGAATACAAAGCATGTGATGTTATACTGTGGAAGTGGGAGTTGTTAGATTATTAGAGCTGGTGAAACAATTACACAGATTCTCTACCATTTTTATAAAAGCAAATCTCTACAGAACAGAGAGAGGAGACAAAGAGTTGCATTGAAGGAAGAATGATTGAAAAAGTAGCCACGGACGGACTCATGCCATAAATAGTTTATTTTAACTTTTCATTTTAATTAATATAATAAAACTAAAAGTAACCTTAGATTAGCAGTAAATATCATTTGAGAATAGAAAATAACAAAGAAAGTTTGGTCAGGGCAGTTAATGGCAACTAGGAAGGTTAGATATGTGAAAAGGTATCTTTTCAGTGATTCATTATTGTACGCTCACCATTTCTTTCTTCTAAGAAAAAAGTCAGAAATAATATACAGATATATAAGAGCAAAAAGATATGAAAAAGTGTTGATTAAATCAAGAACGGATGCTAACAACGTACGCGTGTCATCATGGCATTGGTTAAGTCAGGTTTGAGTCGGTGTTATAAAAAGCTACACTTCTCACCACCACCCATGCCTTTCTCTCTTGAAGTAGACTCAAAGCCATCGTCAGATCTCAGATCTCAGATCTCAGCTCTCCATTTCAAGCCATGGCCGAGAAGGGCAAGGAAAAGGTTTGTCTTCTCTTCTATTCTTATTTTGTTTGTCTTTGGTAGACAGAGAGAGTTGTGTGGGTCTTTAAAATTTACATCTTGTGGAGCTTTTAATACTCTTCTTTTCTGTTCACTTCTTGTTTTGTTTATTATTTATCTTTTGTATATGTGGGATGTGTTTTGTTTTGTATGGATTTTTAAAAAACACGATCGAATAAAAATAGGTAGACTTTGTGGAAGCTATTAGAAGAATCTTTCTCTCTTTCTTTCTTTTTGTGTCAGAGATCGAATCAGTTCCAAAGTGTGGTGATCATAGTTTACCATGATTAACTAATAAGACAGAACCTGAAGTGATGTCTATATCCAAAAAACAGGTAACTATGATGAAGTTGAAGGTGGATCTTGATTGCGCCAAGTGTTACAAGAAGGTCAAGAAGGTTCTTTGCAAATTCCCTCGTGAGTTCCTTCTCCCTTTCTTTTTTTATAAAAATTCTGGTGAATTATTATTTGTTCGATATGATTCCATTGGTGATGAAATGGACTGAGTGGATAATGATTTATGTGATTGGGAACAAGAGAAATCAGAGATCAAATATTTGATGAAAAGTCCAACATAGTCATCATCAAGGTGGTTTGCTGCAGCCCTGAGAAGATCATGGACAAACTTTGTTCTAAAGGTGGCGGCTCTATCAAGACCATCGAGATCTTAGAACCACCAAAGCCGCCTCAGCCACAACCCCAACCTCCTCCCCAAAAGCCCAAAGATGCTCCCAAAGCTCCTGAGAAGCCTAAGGAGCCTGAGAAACCTAAAGAGCCTGAAAAGCCTAAGCAACCTGAAAAGCCTAAAGAACCTGAAAAGCCTAAGCAACCCGAGAAGCCTAAAGAACCCGAGAAATCTGCTGCGCCCAAAGCTGCACCCGCACCTGCTCCAGCACCAGCACCGGCACCTGCTCCAGCTCCAGCTCCCGCTCCTGTCCCGAAGCAGCCTGGACCTCCGCCACAGATGGTGCCAATAATGCCGCAGGGGCAGCCAGCAGTCATGTGTTGTGGGCCCTACTATGGTGGTTATGGATGTGGGCCAACGTTCAATGGATATGGAATGCCGCCGCCTCTACCGTACGAGTGCTACGGCCGACCAGTCTGCGATAGCTGGGGAGGAGGACCACCACCTAGTTACCGACAATGCCACCTCACCAGATGTGATTACTTCAGCGAAGAGAACCCACAGAGCTGCTCCATCATGTGATATGACTCATTCCCTTTTTCACTCTGTTTAAATCCTTATTTTTCTTCAAATCTCTCTTTTTTCTTATACAAATAATAAAAAGAATAGATATAGAGATGTTTATGTATAATGTTGTGATAGTAAAGCGAATAAGGAAGTAAGGATCTTTGTACTTTGTAAATGGTAGCCATTTCCATTTGGTTGTCCATTTTGAAGCTGTAATTGTAAACAGTATAAAAAGCTTGTTGCATTTTCTTAAATATACACCAATAAAAATACTTGGCTTTAATAATTGTTTTTAAATGGCAGTAATTTTAGTGATATTAATTTTCTTATTTGTTTTCTTCTAAATAAGTAATCAGTTGAAGTTTGATGTATATTCATTTCGTAGGTGTATTCAAAATTTCAAACAGTCCAAAAGGTTTGATTGAATACACTAAGATCTGCACCTTACGCGGAATGGACATTATATATATAAATTATTTTACGTATTATATGTTTTTACATATTATAAAATAATAAATATATATCGAATAATTAAAAATTCAGTAACTATTACATATATAATTAAATTGGTGTGAACATATAAATAAATTTTATTAATCCAAACAATATATTTTTCTATTTGATAGGATATATAGTTAGATTAAAATGATATTAACTAAAATTTTATTATATGGTTAATGTAGTTGTTTAATTTATTTTAATAGTTTAAAATTAAACAAATATGATGGAACATATACTAGTTTTTATCAAATCTTTATTATTCAAAATCATTAATTGTCATATATATTTTAGCCA
Proteins encoded:
- the LOC106311671 gene encoding oligopeptide transporter 3, which produces MDAEKASNDNNGHVEHERCPVEEVALVVPETDDPTLPVMTFRAWFLGLSSCVLLIFLNTFFTYRTQPLTISAILMQIAVLPIGKFMARTLPTTSHRLMGCEWSLNPGPFNIKEHVIITIFANCGVAYGGGDAYSIGAITVMKAYYKQSLSFICGLFIVLTTQILGYGWAGVLRRYLVDPVDMWWPSNLAQVSLFRALHEKEHKSKGLTRMQFFLVALGASFLYYALPGYLFPILTFFSWVCWAWPNSITAQQVGSGYHGLGVGAFTLDWAGISAYHGSPLVAPWSSILNVGVGFIMFIYIIVPVCYWRFDTFDARKFPIFSNQLFTSAGQKYDTTKILTPRFDLDINAYNNYGKLYLSPLFALSIGSGFARFTATLTHVALFNGRDIWRQTWSAVKTVKLDIHGKLMQRYKQVPEWWFYVLLVGSVALSLLMSFVWKESVQLPWWGMLFAFAMAFIVTLPIGVIQATTNQQPGYDIIGQFIIGYILPGKPIANLIFKIYGRISTVHALSFLADLKLGHYMKIPPRCMYTAQLVGTVVAGVVNLGVAWWMLESIQDICDIEGDHPNSPWTCPKYRVTFDASVIWGLIGPKRLFGAGGMYRNLVWLFLIGAVLPVPVWAMSKIFPDKKWIPLINIPVISYGFAGMPPATPTNIASWLVTGTIFNYFVFNYHKRWWQKYNYVLSAALDAGTAFMGVLLFFALQNAGHDLKWWGTEVDHCPLASCPTAPGIIAKGCPVF
- the LOC106307607 gene encoding pollen-specific leucine-rich repeat extensin-like protein 1 gives rise to the protein MAEKGKEKVTMMKLKVDLDCAKCYKKVKKVLCKFPQIRDQIFDEKSNIVIIKVVCCSPEKIMDKLCSKGGGSIKTIEILEPPKPPQPQPQPPPQKPKDAPKAPEKPKEPEKPKEPEKPKQPEKPKEPEKPKQPEKPKEPEKSAAPKAAPAPAPAPAPAPAPAPAPAPVPKQPGPPPQMVPIMPQGQPAVMCCGPYYGGYGCGPTFNGYGMPPPLPYECYGRPVCDSWGGGPPPSYRQCHLTRCDYFSEENPQSCSIM